In the Helianthus annuus cultivar XRQ/B chromosome 11, HanXRQr2.0-SUNRISE, whole genome shotgun sequence genome, one interval contains:
- the LOC110888398 gene encoding DExH-box ATP-dependent RNA helicase DExH9-like: protein MLLNQLRCKDGDPENLLRNSFYQFQADRAITDLERQMKVLQEERDAIHIEEEDSLENYYSLLEQYKNLKMDAYTLGLEAEVAKLKEINHELLKKQACNCNFNHHYHVHELFECLLLTCCVTARRDDGE from the exons ATGCTTTTGAATCAATTGAGATGCAAAGACGGTGATCCAGAAAATTTGCTTCGTAATTCATTCTATCAATTTCAAGCTGATCGAGCCATCACTGATCTTGAG AGACAAATGAAAGTTCTTCAGGAGGAAAGGGACGCAATTCACATTGAAGAAGAGGATAGCTTAGAAAATTATTACTCTTTGTTGGAGCAATATAAAAACTTAAAGATGGAT GCATATACTTTGGGATTGGAAGCTGAAGTTGCAAAACTAAAAGAAATCAACCACGAATTGCTTAAAAAACAGGCATGTAACTGTAACTTTAATCATCATTATCATGTTCATGAACTGTTTGAATGTTTGTTGTTGACCTGTTGTGTCACTGCAAGAAGAGATGATGGAGAATAA
- the LOC118484025 gene encoding curved DNA-binding protein-like, with protein MAEALIRGLPIILNDYIPGQVCKFHFYLYSVFELTPSADRSVLKKQYKKMAVLLHLDKNKAFGADEAFKRVSEAWSVSSDSSKRNCYDVRINRQFVAMVSQFVNLDTFWTVCTPCRVQYEYLRKMVNHFVQEFKRKNKKDIGGNPRA; from the exons ATGGCTGAGGCGCTGATCAGGGGGCTTCCGATCATCCTCAACGACTATATTCCAGGACAAGTATGTAAATTCCACTTCT ATCTGTACTCTGTTTTCGAATTAACCCCCTCTGCTGATCGGTCAGTTTTGAAGAAACAGTACAAGAAAATGGCGGTTTTGCTTCATCTGGATAAGAATAAGGCATTTGGTGCAGATGAGGCGTTTAAGCGTGTTTCTGAAGCGTGGAGTGTGTCCTCGGATAGCTCGAAGAGAAACTGTTATGATGTGAGGATAAATAGGCAGTTTGTAGCGATGGTTTCGCAGTTTGTTAATCTCGATACGTTTTGGACTGTTTGCACGCCGTGTCGGGTGCAGTACGAGTATCTTAGGAA GATGGTTAACCACTTTGTTCAGGAGTTTAAGAGAAAGAACAAGAAGGATATCGGTGGGAATCCAAGAGCTTGA